In a genomic window of Gossypium arboreum isolate Shixiya-1 chromosome 7, ASM2569848v2, whole genome shotgun sequence:
- the LOC108481425 gene encoding protein LONGIFOLIA 1-like, producing the protein MTNGIMQEQNLEEQIRKQMGCMAGFLQIFDRHQILTGKRLYSTKRLPPSPASETTSEEEKAVESPVSSRELEKRPQGRLALSPERSKRSPVISELRSPAPEPSTPTGSQNKISLPLPIFESKEGGGRSPWKLSKDAPRLSLDSRAVVDATGSLKPWEIRTNQCKSNSEENGADDNNKQRSPSVIARLMGLGSLPNSDPEPNGNAELRRSASEARGRDLFQYRFIDGVNFHLKQNLQQNFQNEEIPCNVVRENVAKQEHLIGNRSESLRNARTEPIKAPVGGIGQRKCFFDSADFFPEPKQTVSIYGEIEKRLKLRGIDKPAKDLETLKKFLEASQLKGLLHSKKPPNQTNKRNFVYEHEQSPLPIIKPGRSPASAVRRIGNDSPPSSNKPRPGPHRNLSIDVPPAMSSRRDRLGNERNQSKRRGSISPARSECGVRSPNRRPLSVETQRRGNANVEQRRVSPVQSPRVNVRKIVLDQTTNRSSSNRRPTAEIYQKEEKVIFIPAEDETSTVSESSISTSCQTDTERSKVEEYKDGRSLLEKCDKLLHSIAEMIATTELQSSPVSVLDSSFYKDESSVSPVKKRSIDFKDDTWSPAAILSDDSKSVDKSEVCDFIYIFDILRASSYLLDDSDIFLLLEKQQHLKGKDTSKVSRLQRKLIFDTINEILNRKRQLPAWKLVSSTKSGCGEQPSLRQIWSEFQKIRERDSSDDLFEVICSVLRKDLAGDAINGWGDYPIEMSELVLNIERVIFKDLIVETIWDLAAASGKSNKIRRQLVF; encoded by the exons ATGACGAATGGAATAATGCAAGAGCAAAATCTAGAGGAGCAGATTAGGAAACAAATGGGTTGCATGGCTGGTTTCCTTCAGATCTTTGATCGTCACCAGATTCTTACCGGCAAACGCTTGTACTCCACCAAGCGTCTACCTCCTTCGCCG gcgAGTGAAACGACATCAGAGGAAGAGAAGGCAGTTGAGTCACCTGTATCATCGAGAGAATTAGAGAAGCGGCCACAAGGTCGGTTAGCACTGTCACCGGAACGTTCAAAGCGATCTCCAGTTATATCAGAGCTCCGGTCTCCGGCGCCTGAACCGTCCACCCCGACGGGAAGCCAGAACAAGATATCTCTTCCGCTTCCAATTTTCGAATCCAAAGAAGGCGGCGGGAGGTCACCGTGGAAATTATCCAAAGATGCTCCAAGGCTCTCACTCGACAGCAGAGCCGTCGTTGATGCTACAGGAAGCCTCAAGCCCTGGGAGATCCGTACAAACCAATGCAAAAGCAACAGCGAAGAAAACGGAGCGGATGATAACAACAAACAACGGTCGCCTAGTGTAATCGCGAGGCTCATGGGACTCGGATCTTTACCGAATTCGGATCCCGAACCTAATGGAAACGCGGAGCTCCGAAGATCGGCGTCGGAAGCTAGAGGCAGAGATCTGTTTCAGTATCGTTTTATTGATGGAGTTAATTTCCATTTAAAACAGAACCTGCAACAAAATTTCCAAAACGAAGAAATTCCGTGCAATGTAGTGAGAGAAAATGTAGCCAAACAAGAGCATTTGATTGGTAACAGATCGGAAAGCTTGAGAAACGCAAGAACCGAACCAATTAAAGCTCCGGTTGGAGGAATAGGCCAAAGGAAATGTTTCTTTGATTCAGCCGACTTTTTTCCCGAGCCAAAGCAAACCGTTTCCATCTACGGTGAGATTGAGAAACGGCTTAAGCTTAGAGGAATCGATAAGCCGGCGAAAGATCTCGAGACTCTTAAGAAATTCCTAGAAGCTTCGCAACTCAAAGGCCTGTTACACAGCAAAAAACCTCCAAACCAAACGAATAAGAGAAACTTTGTTTATGAACATGAACAATCTCCGCTTCCCATTATCAAACCGGGAAGATCACCAGCTTCCGCTGTCAGAAGGATTGGCAACGATTCGCCTCCTTCAAGTAATAAGCCAAGACCTGGTCCTCACCGGAACTTGAGTATCGATGTTCCGCCGGCGATGAGTTCGAGACGTGATCGGCTGGGGAATGAACGGAACCAAAGTAAGCGTAGGGGTTCAATATCTCCTGCAAGGAGTGAGTGCGGCGTGAGGAGTCCTAACAGAAGGCCGTTGAGCGTTGAAACGCAGAGGAGAGGGAATGCTAATGTAGAGCAGAGACGAGTATCTCCGGTTCAGTCCCCTCGTGTTAATGTGAGAAAAATCGTATTGGATCAGACGACCAATAGATCATCCAGTAACAGGAGACCAACGGCTGAGATTTATCAGAAAGAAGAGAAGGTCATATTTATTCCAGCGGAGGATGAAACATCCACCGTTTCAGAGAGTAGCATTAGCACGTCTTGTCAAACCGATACGGAG AGATCGAAGGTGGAGGAATACAAGGATGGGAGAAGCCTCTTGGAAAAGTGTGATAAGCTGCTTCACAGCATTGCAGAGATGATCGCTACAACTGAGTTGCAGTCGAGTCCTGTCTCGGTACTTGACTCGTCGTTTTACAAGGATGAATCGTCTGTTTCCCCAGTTAAGAAACGGAGCATTGATTTCAAAG ATGATACGTGGAGTCCAGCGGCAATCTTATCAGATGATTCCAAGTCCGTAGACAAATCAGAAGTTTGTGATTTCATCTACATTTTCGATATCCTGAGGGCATCCAGTTACTTGCTTGATGACTCCGATATCTTCTTGTTGCTGGAGAAGCAACAACATTTAAAAGGTAAAGACACCTCCAAGGTGTCTAGACTCCAAAGGAAGCTTATATTTGACACCATCAATGAAATCCTCAACCGAAAGAGACAATTGCCGGCATGGAAGCTCGTAAGTAGTACGAAATCAGGGTGTGGAGAACAGCCATCATTGCGGCAAATTTGGTCCGAATTCCAAAAGATTCGGGAGAGAGACTCGTCGGATGACTTGTTTGAGGTGATTTGTAGTGTGTTGAGAAAAGACCTTGCAGGGGATGCCATTAACGGTTGGGGAGATTACCCCATCGAGATGTCCGAATTAGTCCTCAATATTGAACGGGTAATATTTAAAGACCTGATCGTCGAAACCATCTGGGATCTCGCTGCTGCTTCTGGGAAAAGTAATAAAATTCGTAGGCAGTTGGTATTCTGA